The following are from one region of the Shinella sp. PSBB067 genome:
- a CDS encoding NfeD family protein, with protein MIRGIVTELGPWAWWVLGIVLLILEVLLPGVFLVWIGIAAILTGALSLALWGEAFWAWQAQWVVFAVLSLVAALVGRRIVSTRGQSSDQPHLNQRGQSLVGRTATLEQPIAEGRGRIRLDDTMWSVQGPDLPVGARVRVTASNGRDLTVEPV; from the coding sequence ATGATCCGCGGCATCGTCACCGAACTCGGTCCATGGGCCTGGTGGGTGCTGGGGATCGTCCTCCTGATCCTCGAGGTTCTGCTGCCCGGCGTCTTCCTCGTCTGGATCGGCATCGCCGCCATCCTCACCGGCGCCCTGTCGCTCGCGCTCTGGGGCGAGGCCTTCTGGGCGTGGCAGGCGCAGTGGGTGGTCTTCGCCGTGCTGTCGCTGGTTGCGGCCCTCGTCGGCCGGCGCATCGTCAGCACAAGGGGCCAGTCGAGCGACCAGCCGCACCTCAACCAGCGCGGCCAGAGCCTCGTCGGCCGCACGGCGACGCTGGAACAGCCGATCGCCGAGGGCCGCGGCCGCATCCGGCTCGACGATACGATGTGGAGCGTCCAGGGGCCGGACCTTCCGGTCGGCGCGCGCGTGCGCGTCACGGCCAGCAACGGCCGCGACCTGACGGTGGAACCGGTCTAG
- a CDS encoding outer membrane beta-barrel protein has translation MAEAKARESGARLPRAGRRLAGLLLAGTMLAAMPALAQQAPPVTPFAFPAPTTGNGDPFADTQGAGDGASADAASTSSPPARPVLTDEAAAALADADDGYGPAERRVERQNTREGSVDGARSRFGDPYEPTGIRVGTFILRPSISQNLGYEKTKTGATATSRTYSQTGFRGSLTSDWSRHQLTIDAEGIYQRNISGTGETRPQARVTGDLRLDLSDDTIAHITGGYAFERENSTDPNAVSGASVQSGVQTLTGGARVTRDFGLIRGTIGADAERRTYGSATLSDGSKLDLSDRNYTEGTLTGRIGYELSPALIPYLEASVGRAVYDDKLDSSGYQRSFSTLGGRAGVEIDLGEKLRGDLGAGYKRATFDDSRLAALEGLTVDGSIQWSPHRGTDLRLGLRTDLEPSATAGESGYVSYGATAELTHELRDNLVARLSAAYTLRDFPAAGAANQNIYLAGAGLTWNINRWLAMTGDVSYELTRQKGAANTGVTRAGIGLVLRR, from the coding sequence ATGGCAGAGGCAAAGGCAAGGGAAAGCGGGGCACGGCTGCCTCGCGCGGGACGGCGACTGGCCGGGCTTCTGCTCGCCGGCACCATGCTTGCCGCCATGCCCGCGCTGGCCCAGCAGGCGCCCCCCGTCACGCCCTTTGCCTTCCCCGCGCCGACAACAGGCAACGGCGATCCCTTTGCGGACACGCAAGGCGCGGGCGATGGCGCGAGCGCGGATGCAGCCAGCACATCCTCGCCCCCTGCCCGCCCGGTGCTGACCGATGAGGCCGCGGCAGCGCTTGCCGATGCGGATGACGGCTATGGCCCCGCGGAGCGCCGGGTCGAGCGGCAGAACACGCGCGAAGGCAGCGTCGACGGTGCACGCAGCCGCTTCGGCGATCCCTACGAGCCGACGGGCATCCGGGTCGGCACCTTCATCCTGCGGCCCTCGATCTCGCAGAACCTCGGCTACGAGAAGACGAAGACGGGCGCCACCGCGACGAGCCGCACCTATTCCCAGACCGGGTTTAGAGGATCGCTGACCTCCGACTGGTCGCGCCACCAGCTCACCATCGATGCCGAGGGCATCTACCAGCGCAACATCAGCGGCACCGGGGAGACCCGGCCGCAGGCCCGGGTGACCGGCGATCTCCGCCTCGATCTCAGCGACGACACCATCGCCCACATCACCGGCGGCTATGCCTTCGAGCGGGAGAACTCCACCGATCCCAATGCCGTCAGCGGCGCCAGCGTCCAGTCCGGCGTGCAGACCCTCACGGGCGGCGCCCGCGTCACGCGCGATTTCGGCCTGATCCGCGGCACGATCGGCGCGGATGCGGAGCGACGCACCTATGGTTCCGCGACCCTTTCCGACGGCAGCAAGCTCGACCTTTCCGACCGCAACTACACCGAGGGAACGCTGACGGGCCGCATCGGCTACGAGCTTTCCCCGGCCCTGATCCCCTATCTCGAAGCCTCCGTCGGACGGGCCGTCTATGACGACAAGCTGGATTCGTCCGGCTACCAGCGCTCCTTTTCCACGCTTGGCGGACGAGCCGGGGTGGAAATCGATCTCGGCGAGAAGCTGCGCGGCGATCTCGGGGCCGGCTACAAGCGCGCGACGTTCGACGACAGCCGGCTTGCCGCCCTCGAAGGCCTCACGGTGGACGGTTCCATCCAATGGTCCCCCCATCGCGGCACCGACCTGAGGCTCGGCCTGCGCACGGATCTCGAGCCGTCCGCGACGGCGGGCGAGAGCGGCTACGTCTCCTACGGCGCGACGGCCGAGCTGACGCATGAACTGAGGGACAATCTCGTGGCGCGGCTCAGCGCCGCCTACACGCTGCGCGACTTCCCGGCCGCGGGCGCCGCCAACCAGAACATCTATCTGGCCGGCGCCGGCCTCACCTGGAACATCAACCGCTGGCTCGCGATGACCGGCGATGTCTCCTACGAGTTGACGCGCCAGAAGGGCGCGGCCAATACCGGCGTTACGCGCGCCGGCATCGGCCTGGTCCTGCGCCGCTGA
- the galU gene encoding UTP--glucose-1-phosphate uridylyltransferase GalU, whose amino-acid sequence MSQTRKVRKAVFPVAGLGTRFLPATKAVPKEMLTVVDKPVIQYVVDEALDAGIEHLIFVTGRSKAVIEDYFDIQVELEQTLRERNKTAELTLLESILPVAGSTSFTRQQEPLGLGHAVWCARELVGNEPFALLLPDMIMKGEKGCMKGMVELFEHSGANIIAVEECAPDQAHKYGIVGVGEKVGEGFAITKMVEKPAPGTAPSNFFINGRYILQPEIFPILSTQERGAGNEIQLTDAMVKLADSQKFAAYHFRGETYDCGAKDGFILANIAFALARADIRPSIEGPLKKLVSDLR is encoded by the coding sequence ATGTCGCAGACACGCAAGGTTCGCAAAGCAGTCTTCCCGGTGGCCGGCCTCGGCACGCGCTTCCTCCCGGCGACGAAGGCCGTCCCGAAGGAAATGCTGACGGTCGTCGACAAGCCGGTGATCCAGTATGTGGTGGACGAGGCGCTTGATGCGGGCATCGAGCACCTGATCTTCGTCACGGGCCGCTCCAAGGCCGTCATCGAGGACTATTTCGACATCCAGGTCGAGCTGGAGCAGACGCTGCGCGAGCGCAACAAGACGGCCGAGCTGACGCTGCTCGAAAGCATCCTGCCCGTCGCCGGCTCCACGAGCTTCACCCGCCAGCAGGAGCCGCTGGGCCTTGGCCATGCCGTGTGGTGTGCCCGCGAGTTGGTCGGCAACGAACCGTTCGCGCTGCTCCTGCCCGACATGATCATGAAGGGCGAGAAGGGCTGCATGAAGGGCATGGTCGAGCTCTTCGAGCATTCGGGCGCGAATATCATCGCCGTCGAGGAATGCGCGCCCGACCAGGCGCACAAATACGGCATCGTCGGCGTCGGCGAGAAGGTCGGCGAGGGCTTCGCCATCACGAAGATGGTCGAGAAGCCGGCGCCGGGCACCGCGCCGTCCAACTTCTTCATCAACGGCCGCTACATCCTGCAGCCGGAAATCTTCCCGATCCTCTCCACGCAGGAGCGCGGCGCCGGCAACGAGATCCAGCTCACCGACGCCATGGTGAAGCTTGCCGACAGCCAGAAGTTCGCCGCCTACCACTTCCGCGGCGAGACCTACGACTGCGGCGCCAAGGATGGCTTCATCCTCGCCAACATCGCCTTCGCTCTTGCCCGCGCGGATATCCGCCCGTCGATCGAAGGCCCGCTGAAGAAGCTCGTTTCGGACCTCAGGTAG
- a CDS encoding SIS domain-containing protein yields the protein MITRQVKVDGGGAIASAIRTIETEKAGLIALSAALEGEMHDVFCEAVALIGGIAGRVIVTGIGKSGHIGTKIAATLASTGTSSFFVHPVEANHGDLGMIGRDDVILALSWSGETAELQGIVSYSRRFSIPLIAMTSGERSALARAADIVLLLPKTQEACPHGLAPTTSTLMQLALGDAIAVSLLEARGFTATDFKTFHPGGKLGASLSHVGDIMHGGEHMPLVALGTSMPDAVHMLAQKRYGCVGVIDGEGTLVGIVTDGDIARNLARNLSELSVDEVMTRSPKTVKPSTLATAALGLLNQHNISALIVTDEAFRPVGIVHFHDLLRIGAA from the coding sequence ATGATCACGAGACAGGTAAAAGTTGACGGCGGCGGCGCCATTGCCTCCGCGATCCGCACGATCGAGACGGAGAAGGCGGGGCTCATCGCCCTTTCCGCGGCGCTGGAAGGCGAGATGCACGACGTGTTCTGCGAGGCTGTCGCCCTCATCGGCGGCATTGCCGGGCGGGTGATCGTCACGGGGATCGGCAAGTCGGGCCATATCGGCACGAAGATCGCCGCCACGCTCGCCTCGACCGGCACGTCCTCCTTCTTCGTCCATCCCGTCGAGGCCAACCATGGCGACCTCGGCATGATCGGCCGCGACGACGTGATCCTCGCGCTGTCGTGGAGCGGCGAGACCGCCGAGCTGCAGGGCATTGTCTCCTATTCCCGCCGCTTCTCCATCCCGCTCATCGCCATGACATCGGGCGAGCGCTCGGCCCTAGCGCGCGCGGCCGACATCGTGCTGCTGCTGCCGAAGACGCAGGAAGCCTGCCCGCATGGCCTTGCGCCCACGACCTCGACGCTGATGCAGCTTGCGCTCGGCGACGCCATCGCCGTGTCGCTGCTGGAGGCGCGCGGCTTCACGGCGACGGATTTCAAGACCTTCCATCCCGGCGGCAAGCTCGGCGCGAGCCTTTCCCATGTCGGCGACATCATGCACGGCGGCGAGCACATGCCGCTCGTCGCGCTCGGCACCTCGATGCCGGATGCCGTGCACATGCTGGCGCAGAAGCGTTACGGCTGCGTCGGCGTCATCGATGGCGAGGGCACGCTGGTCGGCATCGTCACGGACGGCGACATCGCGCGCAATCTTGCGCGCAACCTTTCCGAACTCAGCGTCGACGAGGTGATGACGCGCAGCCCCAAGACGGTGAAGCCGTCGACGCTGGCGACGGCCGCGCTCGGCCTTCTCAACCAGCACAACATCTCGGCGCTGATCGTCACCGACGAGGCGTTCCGTCCCGTCGGCATCGTGCATTTCCACGATCTGCTGAGGATCGGCGCGGCCTAG